Within Triticum dicoccoides isolate Atlit2015 ecotype Zavitan chromosome 1B, WEW_v2.0, whole genome shotgun sequence, the genomic segment acgacttcatggcgCGTGCTGACACCGACAAAGATGGGCCAAAGGGCCTCAAGGGGTTCTTTGGCAAGCTGACCAAGCTTAAACCTCGCCATGTGATCGCCGGCGAGATCAAAAAGCTCAAGGCCCGGGCAATCGAGACAAGCAAGAGGCATCAGAGGTATAAAAGTGACCGTCAGTCATCTAACTCTACCACCTGTGATATTGATCCCAGGTTGAATGCGCTCTATGTGGATGTCGGTAAGCTTGTGGGCATTGACGGTCCTAAGAATCATATCATTGAGGTGCTCAAAAATGAAGATTCATCTTCTACGCAGCTTCACGTGCTGTCAATTGTTGGTGCTGGTGGTCTTGGTAAGACTACTCTCTCTAATGTAGTCTACCAAACCATCAAGAAACCATTCGATTCTTCAGCTTTCGTGTCTGTTTCTCGGAAGCCTAACATGAGAAATGTTCTAAGAGAAATCGCTAAAGGGTTGAAGATTACTCACAACACTTCTGATGATGGCGTGCATCCACTTATTGATACACTTCGAGAGCACCTCAAGAACAAAAAGTAAGCAtcatttagtactccctccgtcccataatgtaagacgttttttaaactacactagtgtcaaaaaacgtcttacattatgagacggagggagtatctaataTCTATCTGTCTAGTTTCTTGGAACTTCACCAGTTCTTTTTTTTATCTCTGAATTTTCGATAGGTGTTCCTTCGAGAGGTATTACTGATAGCATGGTAACACTTAGAAGTTAGAAATGAATGGTAATCAATCCATTGTTACCAGCCTGCAATATTCGGCAGCACATTCTAATACCATTTTGGTGAACAGTCAAACACACTTAACTATGAATTGTACAAAATCTATTCTAGGGCACTTAGATTTGCGTCTGCCAATGGCGTCCGTGTAGAGCTAATTAAACTAGTCGAGTTGGGCCACTCTCTAATAGTGTATAGTGTAGTATTATGATTATTTGGACTAAGGAAGAACTATTATCCCCACAAATTAATCTAACCAGTGAATCCAAAGCTCCTAACATTTTGGCTGCATAATCTCCCCAATTAATACTAAGGATTGTGGAATTCTAATTATTCTGTTTTGGATTATTATTTTACCTGATTATTTAAATGCATGCTATATAAAACTGGGGTTTATATTTCAATTTCAACCCTCAAATTTAGAAATGGTCCCTGAACTCCAAAATCAGCAAACCTTAGTCACTCAACTTCCTCAAAAGAGACAGGATTTTCAGCACCCGGGCACCCGAGAGCTTTTACATCTTTCTCTTGTGTAGTAAGCTATCAATCACTCTTGTGTCTACCTTCAATAAGATTTTAGTCATAGCTAGCTGCGGTGAATTTTCGTACTTGCCCCAAGAAATTGTACCTTATATATATGGATTTTAACTTTAAATACATCTTTGTTACAATCATAATGCCAGGTACCTTGTTGTGGTTGATGATATATGGAGCACAGAAGCATGGAAAACAATAAGAGATGCTTTACCAAATAATGACTGTGGGAGCAGAATTATCACTACAACACGCAATAGTACAGTTGCATCACTTTGTTCTCCTCAAGGCGATTATGTCTATAGAATGGAACCCCTTAGTTCTGCTGACTCCCGAAGACTATTTCTTGAAAGAGCATTCCATTCTGAGGATTTATTCCCTCCCACTCTAGAAGAAATATCTAAGAAGATATTGGAAAAGTGTCCAGGGCTTCCATTGGCTATTATTACCTTGTCTAGTATGCTGGCTGATGAACCTGCAGAAGAAGTATGGAAGAGGGTGCTTGATGCTATTGGTTCTTCGCTTGCAAAAGAGGCTGTGGTCATGACGAAGATATTATCTCTCAGTTATTTTGATCTTCCTCACCCTCTGAGAAGCTGCTTGCTGTATCTGAGTGCATTCCCAGAAGATCATATTATCGACAAACGGAGTCTGATACATAAATGGATCGCCGAAGGATTCATCCATGAAGCACAAGGGAGGAGTGCATATGAAGTAGGTCGTGATTGTTTGAATgaattgatcaacaagagccttatCCAGCCAATAGCAAATCATCAATCTGACGAGTTGTCTGATGAGGTGGCAGCATGCCGGGTTCATGACATTGTTCTTGATTTCATAATATGCAAGGCCGAAGAAGAAAACTTTATGACATCATTGGACGATGGAAAGAAGGAGAAGAGACACAAGGTTCGCAGGCTCTCTGTGGTGAGCCGCGCTAATGAAATGGATTCTGTGTCAGGGGATCTCTCCCATGTTCGATCACTTGCTATGTTTGGGTATTCTGCGTTGCAATTTCCAGCTATTGGTGTGTTGGATTTCCCAGTTCTTCGTGTGTTGGACATTGGAGAATGTGAGATTGTAAAAGGTGAGCAAATGGCAAATATTGAAAAGTTACTTCTTCTCAAGTACTTGCGTGTCGGAGCAGGATTGATAAGTACTACCGAGCTTCTAGGAGGAATTGGAAAACTGAAGTATTTAGAAACACTGGACATGCGTGGTGTCGAAATTGCAAAACTGCCATCCAGTATGACACGGCTTCAAAGGTTGGTCCGTCTATATGCTTACTTCAAGACTAGCTGTTTATCGGATGGAATTATAGGACAGCTAAAGAACTTAGAAGAGCTAGAGCACATTATGGTCCTTGACTCTGAACTTGACAAGTTTCTGCAGGAACTTTGTCAGCTAACCAAGCTAAGGATGTTGAGTGTAACTGTGATAGACCAATCTGATTCTGTGGAAAACAAGGCAGTTGTAAGGTTTATTGGAACCTTAATATCTTCGTACAATATTCATCATCTCAGAATCAGCCAGGAGCCTTGTAGTAAAAATCAGTCAGAAGGTTCTCTTAAATATAACCTCCTGCCGATGGAATCATGGTGCCCTGCAAATCCTTCAGTGTTCCGGAATATCGACCTCCATGCCCGTTACATTGAAAAGATTCCAAGTTGGATGATCTCGCTTGGAAATCTCCGTGGGCTAGATCTCAGTATGTGCCGCATGGGGCTAGAAGACATGGCGAACCTTGGAAGAATACCCGCTTTGACTTCTCTGAAACTGGGGACTTTCTACGGCAGAAATGGAAGGATCTTCATCCGTGGGTTCAGGTATTTGAAGTATTTCAATCTGAAGCTCTGGTCTTGTGGGACTTCAATGGAGTTTGAAGAGGGATCAATGCCTAAGCTGGAGGTGCTCGAGCTTCACTTTGCGGCGCATACGATGGAGTGTGTGAGTTTCGGCATCCAGCACCTCTCTGCCCTCACAAAGGTGGATCTCTTTATTGATGGCACTGATGACATTAAAATGAGATTCATGGACTTATGGAAACTGCTCTCGGGAAGCTTCGCAGCCGTCCTACTCTCTCATCAGACGGGGATGGTGGTCAAAGTTCTCAATCAGACTGTGTCCATTTTGAAGAATTGGTAAGTTCTCttctcacccgcaaaaaaaaaattctTGTCAGAAGTGAAAATTAATTCAGCAAGTTTTTGTCTATCTGATGTTTGGACTTACTTGTTTTTCACTTTCTTTACTGTGACTGTGTAGTTCAAAGGACTGTACCAACAGGAAGCCGCTAATATTGATCAACACATACCCGGAAGTGACTATTTCCCCTTCTTAGGTCGGATAGTGGAGGAAAATAATCAAGATGCGATGTCACGCTTGAGGTTGCTGGTAAGTTTTTGGCCTTCAAACACCATGTGCTCGTCATCATCACCTGAAGTTCCTTACTGGTGTTTTAAACAGGAAGAGGATCAGAAGGTGCATCATTGAAGGAATGAAGCGCCAGTTACAACACCACCCTTATGTGTTGTCTGGCCGGGTGGGTTCAGATATAAATTACACAGAAGGTGCTTGCTGCCTGTAGACATCTGCCTCATCTGCCTTTATTTGTATGTTGGTTTATGTTGGGTGATGCGGAGGACGCTAAATTCCCCGTCGAACTTTGCTCCGTAATAATGCATAAAATTGCATGTGGACATAACCTGCAAACTCATTCAGTAATAAGTGTTTTTTTAACCGTAGTTCGCTACATTTTAGCTAAATAAATGTTGACCCAAGGGCTGAGCCACGATCCCTTCATTCGTTATGACCGGGAGAAGGAGACACAAGAAGGTACCTAAAAGGTGTTAGCGATTCTAACAGAAGATGTCGGTGACCCATGATCTGTTTGAGATGGCCATCACATAAAACATTAATTAGATATATGTTCTCATTGTCTTTAGGCCTCCAGATATGCATTGTGCTTTTGCAGCTTAGAAAATAAGgggtacaaaaaccaaaaaatcCCCAAAACAATTAGGCGCGATGCATGAACTCCCACCTCGTTTCTTGTTGCTTGACATAAataaaggaatcaaccaataaggaaTGTGAGGCGTGTATGCTTTCAATGCCTTGAGACTactaaacatgacatgcagtggtctgttcattgcatgcaatgctattaattaacaAATAAATATTAAGTATTCTTGTTTTTCCCTCtgtcttggtcgcggtgcacaatctaagatgactcatGCACCTGGATGAAGGGAGTAGCTGAATATAGCCCCACTCTAGTTGATTTGCAGGACCGTCATTATATTTgttagcccgctatttaaaacaatgAACAATACCGACAAGACCACAACTGTAGCATTCATAGTGCTCTTACTCTATGGCGTGGGAATCGGTGTATCTGGCAGCCCAATAGTGTTCATTGGCAGAATCAGAggatgcttggatccaagggactatttttagtctgactaaaaataatctgttttagaggctaaagttccaagcacccctgactaaagagaggctaggactagtcttgaggctaaaaaattttagtcataggaaacctactaaaatatgtattagccctaTCTCTcatcatttaattcctctcctttaacacatgcgagttctggattggagggtttggaggataataaatgctcaataatttgattttagtctctttagaatttggatccaagcatgggtgaggctagcaagttttactcccactacttttagtcatgagactaaaacgtatccaagcaccctctcaaTGAATCAGTGTATCTGGCAGCCCAATCGGTGTATCTAACACGTCCATCCATCGGTAAATGAGATGACGGGCATGTACTGCAGGTCAGCAACTGTCGTGTAAGCTGCTTCTGTACTAAACTGGATGTGAAGATGTGTTGAATCTGAATTTCCAAAATCAATAAAAAAAGAACATGTGAATAAAATACAAAACAGGGAGTACTCTCTCGAAATAGGTTTTCGCTCCGCTTTATAtactcctccgtcccaaaataagtgtctcagcccaaaataaatgtctcaactttgtactagctatagtataaatttgtactaagctcaagacacttattttaagACGGAGGAAGTATAAAACAACAACCGACAAAGTACACGCTTGAACAATATAAAATGGTGAGGCGGCCCCATACAACACTGATCCTAGGATACAACTTCACCGAAGAATAACACAGGAAGAATTGAGTCCAACGCTGCACTACGCCTTAACACCTAAGCTCCACGACAACATGCTCGGGAGGAAAAATGACACAAAGTGTCATCATTGCCGAGACAAGGTCCCCAGATTCGGATTGGGGTGTCCTCAATgtcaagacacaacgaccacctaaGCCACCAACTGCTATCCCTATTGCCGCCCACACGATCAAGAGTGGTAGCCACCATCATCACCATATGGACCGCCACCTGGAGGCACCGCCCCGGCATCCATGTCCGAGAAACCGCCAACAATCTCCAACACAACATCCCAACCATGATAGAAAGAGCGAAATGTGCCTCCTTTCACTCCTAGACCGGCATCAGTCTGAAGCCTGGGTCAACACCTCCACCGTAGCAGGCGTCCACATACGCACATGCAAACACACCCAGTCCTAATNNNNNNNNNNNNNNNNNNNNNNNNNNNNNNNNNNNNNNNNNNNNNNNNNNNNNNNNNNNNNNNNNNNNNNNNNNNNNNNNNNNNNNNNNNNNNNNNNNNNNNNNNNNNNNNNNNNNNNNNNNNNNNNNNNNNNNNNNNNNNNNNNNNNNNNNNNNNNCTGACGACCGTTGCCGAGCAAGCTCATACAACGTCATACCCATTGCCACGGACGCTGAGCCAGCCGACCATGTGGTCAAATCTCGACAACCGCCGACTCCCACCGCACCCACGAGGAGAAGGACCTCCTCACCCGTGAGCACCACCCGGACCACACCCAAGCTCACCTACCCAGAGCATGAGCTCCGACCTGCCCCGAGTCCAACCGGTCCACTCGAGCGCGAGCCCTTGATCCGGAGCCATCATCACCATGCGAGTTGCCGGTGCTGGCCTTCGAGCACCATGCCCACCCCAGGAGACGTCTGCCGATCACCAGGAGAAAGGAGTTCACATCCACACCTCTATGCCACTAGCAAAGGCCCAACAACCACACTAACCGCCAGTTAGCATCCCCCGCTGTTGTACCATCGGATGCACGCCACTGCCGCCAGAGGAAAAGAAGCCCCACTACCAACGCCAGTCGCGAACGCGAGGCACCCTGGCATCACGATCGGATCTGGGCGGAGACCCCCCACTCCAATGGCTCCACACTGTCGTGCCGGCACAGACGGAACAAGGACCCATTAGCCCACCTCCTACGCGCACCAGGCCTGCACCACATGTCTCGCACCGCGCCAGATCTCACTGGGCACCACCAGAGGAGGGGATATCCCGCAACAGTCTCACAACGCCGGGCCACAGGATGGCGCCGCACAACCGCAGACCGACGCCGCATCCCGTTGCGCGTCCAGCGAGCCCCATGGTCGCTCAACACCTCCCTCGGTCAGCTGTTCCGCTCCAAACAAGGCCCCCGAGAGGAGAGGAAGAGATGGCCCCGCCGCTGCCCACGCCAACAGGCTTTGCCCGGTGGCGCCGCTAGGCGGCGACATGCGAGAATGGCCGAATTAGGGAGCAAAGGTGGTGGCACACTAGGGTTTCCCTCTTCTACTTGCATGAGCCATGCGGGGAAGGACGAACGAGAACTTGTCAAATTGATCTCAGTTACTCGCGTGGGAGCAGTGACTGCTACACTTCTTTTTTCTGGAAGTGTATTCTATTTCCCCACCCACCTTGTTCATTCATTGATCAAGAAAGTAGGGGCGCTGAACATGATGCAGCTATTCACAGCTCAAGTTCAAATGAGCTCGTATGAATAGGAAAATcataaaaaaaattgaaacaatTCAAAAAATCTGAAATTGTTTTATGTGATACACTAACAAATGTTCTTAGTGCTTGCAAATTTCATCGTGAAATCACATTTGTGGAAGTGGTGAAAAAaccaaaattgatgcttcaaaaatGCAATGTCTAAAAGCATCTTGGAGTGCTGACTTTGTATTTTTTTTCTGcaacttccacgaatgtcatttcaaAGTGAAAATTTGTAGGATCTTCAAACATTTGTTAAACATTATCACAAAAAAttcagtttttttttattttgttacaTTTTTTGGAATTTGCTGTTCTtgagagctcatttgagctcgcgaGCAGTTGGGGACTTTCCCTCTGAACTGAACTATATGTCCTTATGTTGATCCTCAAGATGCATTTTATTACCATTTACTTGGGCCAACTCTGCCTACCAGTACTCTAATTGGTTACTCATTTACGAATTTCTCAACTCTGGTAACCTGGGACAACTCTGCTTACTAAATCAGCCTAAAAATGTTGAGTAATTTTAGCTTTCAGAGAGTTGGATCTATAATGACCAACATGAAGTAGTATCATTGTGCACAACAGGATAAAAAAATGGATCACACTAATTGTCCGGTTGTGCAATTGGCTACACATTTTAAAAGAGCACTAGTACTAGCTAATTAAGCGAAGATTTTGAAGTATGTCCCAACCAATTTATGAAACACCGAATCTTCACTGGAACCAAAGCGAAGACTTTTTAACAGAGCAGTAGTGCTATCTAGTTGTATTTTATAAAGGTGTAGTTTCTTAGAAGATGCCCATGGTTGTTTGGAATTGCCTTGCCTGATTTGCCTAATCGTCCATACTAGTGCCCCTGATCTTTTcataaattttgaaaagaagaactTGTCGGTTAGATCCCTATAAAACAAAGCTTGCCAACTTGTCGGTTTGATGCTTAGGGAGATGTTTTAAAAAATAAACCGAGTTTCTCTGAAGCATAGTAGTAGTTCACTAAGTTCtcctgcaaaaaataaaataaaaaataatagtagtagtagttctcctgcaaaaaataaaataaaaaataatagtAGTAGTTCGCTAAGTTACAAATGCCTAGCTATTTCCGCGAAAAAGTTatgggcgggccatggcccagttTGGCTCCTTTGCGGCTCCTCCCCTAGCATGCGGTGGCCTTATTTACCGTGCCACCTGGTTTAGCCTTTTATTTTTGCTACTAGCCTGTTAGTTGTTCGCCGTTCTTGGCTCTTTGAGCCAGCGAACTTTGCTTCGAGATTTGATCAATAAAATGGGCAAGTTCTGTAAAAATTGCACAACATGGTTCTATAATATCCTTCTCTACTTCAACTTGGACAGATAATATTCATGAAAACTAATAAATTAAAAAACACGGTAATTAGAtctataccctgaaaataaaatttggttggagTTGTATATTTCCCATTTAATGATTATTGTCCTCATTCCACCGTAGCAGAACAAATGCAGAACTGGCATGGACCTATATTATAACCTTATCTAGCTACCTATACAGGGTGCTGTGTTAGGCACGAACTATCTTCACGAAACGAATTCCAAAAAGATTAGGGACGATAGTGCAACTAACTGATCAGCTTATGATAATTCTAGAAAGTTGGGGTATGTATGTGTAACCGGTCAAGAAAAGATGATAATTCTTAAAAGTTTGGGTATGGGCTTGTAACTTTGCAAATATAAAATCTGTGCATTAATTGGCTGTCATAGAGTCGTCGTGCATTCTCAACCAAGTCTTCTCCTTCTCCATTGGT encodes:
- the LOC119314983 gene encoding disease resistance protein RGA5-like; its protein translation is MEAALVGVGTGVMKPLLSKLFKALKEEHSKLKGVRREVEGTREEMSNMQAALEALADAEQLDHETRAWRDDVRELSFDMEDCLDDFMARADTDKDGPKGLKGFFGKLTKLKPRHVIAGEIKKLKARAIETSKRHQRYKSDRQSSNSTTCDIDPRLNALYVDVGKLVGIDGPKNHIIEVLKNEDSSSTQLHVLSIVGAGGLGKTTLSNVVYQTIKKPFDSSAFVSVSRKPNMRNVLREIAKGLKITHNTSDDGVHPLIDTLREHLKNKKYLVVVDDIWSTEAWKTIRDALPNNDCGSRIITTTRNSTVASLCSPQGDYVYRMEPLSSADSRRLFLERAFHSEDLFPPTLEEISKKILEKCPGLPLAIITLSSMLADEPAEEVWKRVLDAIGSSLAKEAVVMTKILSLSYFDLPHPLRSCLLYLSAFPEDHIIDKRSLIHKWIAEGFIHEAQGRSAYEVGRDCLNELINKSLIQPIANHQSDELSDEVAACRVHDIVLDFIICKAEEENFMTSLDDGKKEKRHKVRRLSVVSRANEMDSVSGDLSHVRSLAMFGYSALQFPAIGVLDFPVLRVLDIGECEIVKGEQMANIEKLLLLKYLRVGAGLISTTELLGGIGKLKYLETLDMRGVEIAKLPSSMTRLQRLVRLYAYFKTSCLSDGIIGQLKNLEELEHIMVLDSELDKFLQELCQLTKLRMLSVTVIDQSDSVENKAVVRFIGTLISSYNIHHLRISQEPCSKNQSEGSLKYNLLPMESWCPANPSVFRNIDLHARYIEKIPSWMISLGNLRGLDLSMCRMGLEDMANLGRIPALTSLKLGTFYGRNGRIFIRGFRYLKYFNLKLWSCGTSMEFEEGSMPKLEVLELHFAAHTMECVSFGIQHLSALTKVDLFIDGTDDIKMRFMDLWKLLSGSFAAVLLSHQTGMVVKVLNQTVSILKNCSKDCTNRKPLILINTYPEVTISPS